ATCTTTCGATAAGATTTGCCAAAAGGAACCTTGGAAAAATTTGGCTGTGCTAGGCGAAGTTCTTCCGGGAATTGTTATAATTCCACCGCACAACTTATTGCTTAACTACTGGCGAGAGCATTTTGGCTTTAGCTACAGCAATATGAAGATGTTTGATTGCTCTGTTTATTTAGAAGAACTGAGCCAGAGCGATCGCTTTGATAAAATTATCACGCTATTTCCTTTTGATAATCTACGATATGAAAAACACGCGATCGCTCCCAATACTCACTACCATTTACTAAGTAAAGTGACGCTAGCTGAACTAGGGGTAGAATGTCCGAAATATAAGAGCTACAATCTTCACAATGTCAGTCTTGAAGACATTCAGTTACCAGAGCAATTTCCTTATTTAATTAAAACTTCTCATGGACTTTCAGGAGAAGGTACTTATATTATCAAAAGCACGAGCGATTTAAAATACTGCTGGGAAGAAATAAAAAAATATCTCGATATTAAATTACTCGATTGGATTATTGTTTCTGAGTTCATTAAAAATGCGGTACAGAACTATTGCGTCCAGTTCTATGTCAGCAAGACGGGAGAAATAACGCTCATCGGGACTACAACTCAACTTGTCACTTCAGAAGGCAATTATTTAGGCGGACTAATTCATTACCGGGAAACAGACATGAGTAAGTTCTTTGAGATGATTGCCACTATTGGTAAGTATGCTCATGAGCAAGGCTATTTCGGCGTGATTGGCTTTGATGTGCTAGAAAACCAAGATGGACAGCTTTATACAATTGATGCCAATTTCCGAGTTAATGGCTCAACACCGTTATGTTTGCAGCGTCATACCCTACTAGGACTGGGAAAGGAAGTGGCTAAATATTCCAGTGACTACCGCATGAATGGGACATTAGACTCTGTGTTAACAACTCTAAAACCCGAACTGGATCGCAAAGATTTAATTATTCTCTCGGCTTTAGAGAAAGTCAAATACGGAAAAATCTATACCGAAATTTACGGGATCGTTACTGGCGAAACATTTGCGGAAATGCAGCAGATTGAGCAGAACTTACAAAAGAAGGGATTGCACTGGCTTAGTTAAATGACTTTTCTTTACTTACGAGCAAGTAGTCTCTATGATATTCCTCGGTAATTTGTAGTTAAATTAACCAAGGTTTCATTATGCCTACTATTGCGATCGTCTACTTCTCTGGTGCAGGTCATACTCACCTAATGGCTGAAGCTGTTGCCAAAGGTGCTAGCCAAGTTGATGATACAACTGTCGAACTACTGCGGATTACTGGCGAACAGATTGTGAATGGTCGCTGGCAAGATGATGGCATTCTCGAAAAGCTTAACCAGGCAGATGCGATCGTTTTTGGTTCGCCTACCTATATGGGTGGGATTGCGGCTCAGTTTAAGGCTTTTATTGATGCAGCAAGCTCAGTTTGGTTTAGACATGGCTGGAAAGACAAGATTGCTGCTGGTTTTACGCACTCTAGCTCTCCCAGTGGCGATAAGCAGGGAACGCTTTTATATTTAGCGACAAACGCAGCCCAGCACGGGATGATTTGGGTAAATGTGGGAGACTTGCAAAGCTTTTTGTTTGGTAAGGATGATGGCGTAAATCGATTGGGAGGATTTCTGGGTGTGCTTGGTCAAAGTCCACTAGATATGAGTGGCAACCCAGCAGTGTTGGATGAAGGCGATCGCCTCACCTCAGAACGCTTTGGTCAACGTATTGCAGAGGCAACTAAACGTTGGGTTAAGTAGAAGATTCAGTACTAAATAAGCTCATCACCATAATTAAGGGTATTACCGCAATCAGTAATACCCTCGATCGCTAGCTGCTATATAGTTCAATTACCTAGAATTCTTAACAATTTCTCAAATATCAAAAGAGCCGATCCGGGTATTTTTACATTAATCTCAGTATTATTACTAACCCTTACCGTAGACTAGCTCCCAAGTCGCTGATTTTTCGGTGTTATTACTAATTTTCCTAAAATTCATATTGTAGTTAAATTAAATACCTGGTTTAATAAGTATGTACTTAATTAGAAATGTCTACAAATATCCTTGCACCATATCTCAGGCAATATACGACACATCTATTTTCTAGATTGATTCCTCAACAGAAAATTTATATATGTTCTTGGTTGTTATCTAAACTATTTAGTCGATTATATAAATTAAAAATATTTGCTTTATTTTTTGGCATTAAAATTCATAATATCTGTCCTCTAACAAACACAACTGAAGTATTTTTTAAAAAAATATTATCTAGCCTGTATAAGAAAAATATAGACAATTTAAACCTAAAAATAAAGGATAAAGGTATAGACAATTTATTAAATATATATCAAAAAAATAATAAGGTAATTATTTGTAGCGTTCATTTTCCACTTAATCGGAGTATATTTTACACTATCCAAGCATCTAAAATTCCTTATGCAATAATTGGCCATTCACAGCCTGACAGAATTGAATGGGATGCTGAACCTGCTGACTATTCCACAATTAAGCCTTCGCCTTATGCATTGATAAATGCCAAAAAACAACTGCTGTCAGGTAAAGTAATTCTATGTATGATTGATAGATATTTTGGGAGTGATTCTGTTATTCTTTCTTCTAATTTATTGAAATTTGCTCAATTATCCCATACTCCCATAATGTTTTTTGCTACAAAACTTTTAGATAATGGAGAAATTTTAAATTATTTTTATACTCCGAGAAAGCCTATTTTGTCATCTAATGAAGATTTTGAAGAGTGTAAACATGAATTTGTGAATTTCCTGAATATGTTTAGTTCCAAGAAAATTCCTATTTACTTTAATTAAATATTGCTGATTTTTTCCATTAATAAATAAATTCATATGATTACCTTTTGTTGATAACCTGTAGTGAATTCGCGAACAAAATAACGATGGGTTTAGTTAGGTGTACGCTCAATTACATCAATTGCTGTCTTCAGCCAATTAATATAAGTTTGTTCTCGTTGAGTTACCAAATCTAGTACGAGCCGTTGCATAATCTGCTCGCGATTTGTACACTCATCCAGCGTTGGTAGGTGAATATTGTCACACTCAGCCAATTTGTTTTTACGTACAGCTAGCTGCTGTTCTAACAATTTAATCACGGCTGCATTAGGTAATTGTGCAGCAAAATATAATTGCACTAGCAAAGGTTCTCGTAATGTCGGTAAAGGCTGATGACATTGCAACCACCGGATAAATTCGGCTTTTCCGGCTTCTGTAATTGAATATACCTTGCGATTAGGGCGATCGCTCTGAATCTCAACGCTACAACTAATCCAACCCTGCTCAACCAGTTTATCGAGGGTTCTATAAATCTGTGCCTGATCTGCG
The genomic region above belongs to Calothrix sp. NIES-2098 and contains:
- a CDS encoding PadR-like family transcriptional regulator gives rise to the protein MSLAHTILGLLQQEEMTGYDLKTTCFDRCVAHLWPADQAQIYRTLDKLVEQGWISCSVEIQSDRPNRKVYSITEAGKAEFIRWLQCHQPLPTLREPLLVQLYFAAQLPNAAVIKLLEQQLAVRKNKLAECDNIHLPTLDECTNREQIMQRLVLDLVTQREQTYINWLKTAIDVIERTPN
- a CDS encoding NADPH-dependent FMN reductase, with product MPTIAIVYFSGAGHTHLMAEAVAKGASQVDDTTVELLRITGEQIVNGRWQDDGILEKLNQADAIVFGSPTYMGGIAAQFKAFIDAASSVWFRHGWKDKIAAGFTHSSSPSGDKQGTLLYLATNAAQHGMIWVNVGDLQSFLFGKDDGVNRLGGFLGVLGQSPLDMSGNPAVLDEGDRLTSERFGQRIAEATKRWVK